Proteins encoded in a region of the Pieris brassicae chromosome 3, ilPieBrab1.1, whole genome shotgun sequence genome:
- the LOC123706798 gene encoding uncharacterized protein LOC123706798 isoform X1 produces MLLLLFLFQQSTATEVPHQEKHIIKTIDSCPDVGYFFQRDSVPNALVPGPCLLCFCKENTSAVCWRRDNSRCDHKSYRHYGKREKRQRRSPGFSDIFFRDATRDVFDRRTPEQCKPYESSFSEGCPPADWCIGCTVCDCDANGRWDCHILSFCPDKKGKKQVQKRKRPYRSKSIKRSNIKEEKSKKKDIFKKIPPEKITQRGNTTKKFINKTHTKKSSKRSPNLNGKSIQGKKVNQVKKTTKKIQKTTTKKAIDSKTIKKKSITNQQIKRNAYKEVLQNVKEKNDTYKLAEAIVKKVMSSVEKLMNENQKILNTIKPKILQKRQMPKQNETKMKKSLNKTDNNFPKKHWIKKIKVNKLKDHPKYNTRDKRSISTSDSNTIVTTVDTTTITLQLRNETKVNLLDTSNISAASTKIFYYKYDLNNSTMAPKYQTKIETLTSKIDSNHSMSKANVSLNHSIFNDTDNDFIKQLHDLKIKHNNFIASRIKLNDKWKDLHSLLSREYNKRMYKKYKENATESNIINVKNQNTSCGKVCSFKKVFNKIIYGTEFNSTDINKAKIKKISLVTTLKNFFKPLLTKIKPRTKKFIHARNNKNVLSTLCRKFELCKPDLSDKLLRFKLTELNRETQNIFKIVGSIKGLLYLLNTTGNSSETEIPEVEKLDQILRELYMIDEDKINITQTKRIQIKYVKRNTQEFVKSLEKFAFTLKDIIHILQKQNKTSQLHNTKYQRNMRCAKHSINRKQNIDDKLTKLKKLLLNYNLLQNKFMSKMYDVLTSSESHEDGVKSKVSEKRVFNNSSEIETYSRNIIENLRKLQIIGQKLSSRSRVKRNSMGDDDAIDYLLVLMEYLLKQNKPVVNPQVSDGIDLLIDAIKNAPDIKPITLNAVRFTTFKTPTRTTDFSDNSFSSRAHNKNNKGKHYFHTKTESFDDTFYDPDEKNNLKGNVMDINIMEGVTPFYNNKIKENNIDNTEIVGEEVINSAHVYFNKNPADTPIDTFLKENSGIKSSKNKYEVYNADDDEEDDDLDITPKKLHRNKDVYMKAEIDIEKEREKVLNHLTDVVDAVSDSKNKNDTIYNQDWEIDNIDLNLKVETTTKVTLKPKQVTRTARRHVDKYTNPISGMSSEELENHSKPIIQSTSKLKKIDIFSSFDYNTERTDVDSESKEDKNDAFSDFV; encoded by the exons ATGTTGCTATTACTGTTCTTGTTCCAGCAATCCACTGCTACTG AAGTACCACATCAGGAAAAACATATAATCAAGACTATCGACTCCTGCCCCGATGTTGGCTACTTTTTCCAACGTGACTCGGTGCCAAATGCGCTAGTCCCTGGGCCCTGTCTGCTCTGCTTCTGCAAGGAGAACACCTCAGCTGTCTGCTGGAGACGAGACAACAGTAGATGTGATCACAAAAGCTATCGACATTACGGGAAAAG AGAGAAAAGACAACGACGGAGTCCGGGTTTTAGCGACATTTTCTTTCGAGATGCGACCAGAGATG tATTTGACAGACGAACGCCGGAACAGTGCAAGCCTTACGAGTCGAGTTTCAGTGAAGGATGCCCACCAG CGGACTGGTGCATTGGTTGCACAGTATGTGATTGTGATGCTAATGGGAGGTGGGACTGTCATATTTTAAGCTTCTGCCCTGACA aaaaagGCAAAAAGCAAGTACAAAAAAGGAAGAGACCGTATAGaagtaaaagtattaaaagaagtaatataaaggaagagAAATCAAAGAAGAAAGATATTTTCAAGAAAATACCACCTGAAAAAATCACACAAAGgggaaacacaacaaaaaagtttattaataaaacgcaTACAAAGAAATCTTCTAAAAGGTCACCTAATCTAAATGGAAAGTCTATACAAGGAAAAAAGGTGAATCAAGTTAAGAAAACTACTAAGAAAATCCAGAAAACAACTACTAAAAAGGCAATTGActcaaaaactattaaaaagaaatcaataaCAAATCAACAAATTAAAAGGAATGCATATAAAGAGGTTCTTCAGAATGTAAAAGAGAAAAATGATACCTACAAGTTAGCCGAAGCAATTGTCAAAAAAGTTATGTCTAGTGTAGAAAAGCTTATGAATGAAAAtcagaaaatattgaatactATCAAACCAAAGATATTACAAAAACGACAAATGCCTAAACAAAATGAgacaaaaatgaaaaaaagcttaaataaaacagacaACAACTTTCCAAAGAAACAttggataaaaaaaattaaagtaaataagttGAAAGATCACCCGAAATACAATACAAGGGATAAAAGAAGCATTAGCACATCAGATTCAAATACAATAGTAACTACCGTTG ACACGACAACTATAACACTTCAACTTAGAAATGAAACAAAAGTTAACTTGTTGGACACATCAAATATTAGCGCTGCTTcaacgaaaatattttattacaaatatgacCTTAACAATAGTACAATGGCCCCAAAATATCAAACTAAAATTGAAACTTTAACCAGTAAAATAGATAGTAATCATTCAATGAGTAAGGCCAACGTAAGCTTAAATCACTCAATTTTTAATGACACtgataatgattttataaaacagcttcatgatttaaaaataaagcacaACAATTTCATTGCTtcaagaattaaattaaatgataagTGGAAAGACCTTCACTCGTTACTATCAAGAGAGTATAATAAACGTatgtataagaaatataaagagAATGCAACCGAATCTAATATTATCAAtgtcaaaaatcaaaatacttcATGTGGTAAAGTATGTTCAttcaaaaaggtatttaataaaattatatatgggACAGAGTTCAACAGTACAGATATAAACAAAgctaagattaaaaaaattagtttagtaacaacattaaaaaacttttttaaaccttTGTTAACCAAAATCAAACCTCGAACTAAAAAGTTTATTCATgccagaaataataaaaatgttctaaGTACTCTTTGCAGGAAATTTGAGTTATGTAAACCTGACTTAAGTGACAAACTGCTTCGATTTAAATTGACAGAACTGAATCGTGAgacacaaaacatttttaaaattgtaggtAGCATTAAAggtttactatatttattaaatacaactgGAAACTCATCGGAAACTGAAATACCTGAAGTTGAGAAATTAGATCAGATTTTGAGGGAATTGTACATGATTGATGaggataaaattaatataacacaaACTAAAcgaattcaaattaaatatgtaaaaagaaACACTCAAGAATTCGTTAAATCCTTAGAAAAGTTTGCATTCACTCTGAAAGATATAATTCATAttctacaaaaacaaaataaaacttcacaaTTACATAATACGAAATATCAAAGAAATATGAGATGTGCGAAGCACTCGATAAACcgtaaacaaaacattgacGACAAAttaacgaaattaaaaaaactattactaaattataacttacttcaaaataagtttatgtcaaaaatgtatgatgTTTTAACAAGTTCGGAAAGTCACGAAGATGGTGTAAAGTCAAAAGTAAGTGAAAAAAGggtatttaataattcttcAGAAATAGAAACATATTCTAGAAATATCATTGAAAATCTTAGGAAACTTCAAATAATAGGACAAAAACTGAGTTCTAGATCGAGAGTTAAACGTAACTCTATGGGTGATGACGATGCCATTGACTATTTATTAGTACTTATggaatatttgttaaaacaaaacaaacctGTGGTAAACCCTCAAG TTAGTGATGGCATCGACTTATTGATAGACGCAATAAAAAATGCACCTGATATAAAACCTATTACGTTGAATGCAGTGCGctttacaacatttaaaactCCAACAAGGACAACAGATTTTTCAGACAATTCATTTAGTAGTAGAGCACATAATAAGAATAACAAAGGTAAACACTactttcatacaaaaacagaATCATTTGATGATACTTTTTACGACCCTGatgagaaaaataatttaaaaggaaatgtaatggatataaatataatggaGGGAGTAACCCccttttataataacaaaataaaagaaaataatattgataatacagAAATTGTAGGCGAAGAAGTAATAAATTCAGCccatgtttattttaacaaaaacccAGCCGATACGCCAatagacacatttttaaaagaaaattcagGCATAAAGTCCTCCAAAAATAAGTACGAAGTATATAATgctgatgatgatgaagaaGATGATGATTTGGATATAACACCTAAGAAATTACACAGAAATAAAGATGTTTACATGAAAGCAGAAATCGATATAGAAAAAGAACGTGAAAAAGTTCTTAATCACCTAACTGATGTAGTTGATGCAGTTAGCgatagtaaaaacaaaaatgacaCAATCTATAACCAAGATTGGGAAATCGATAACATTGATCTAAACTTAAAAGTTGAAACTACTACAAAAGTGACACTTAAACCAAAGCAAGTAACACGCACTGCTAGAAGGCATGTAGATAAATATACTAATCCAATAAGTGGGATGTCGAGTGAAGAGCTTGAAAATCATTCGAAGCCGATAATCCAGTCTACTAGCAAATTGAAGAAAATAGACATTTTCAGTTCGTTCGATTATAATACAGAGAGAACAGATGTTGACTCTGAATcaaaagaagataaaaatGATGCGTTTTCAGACTTTGTTTAG
- the LOC123706798 gene encoding uncharacterized protein LOC123706798 isoform X2, producing MLLLLFLFQQSTATVPHQEKHIIKTIDSCPDVGYFFQRDSVPNALVPGPCLLCFCKENTSAVCWRRDNSRCDHKSYRHYGKREKRQRRSPGFSDIFFRDATRDVFDRRTPEQCKPYESSFSEGCPPADWCIGCTVCDCDANGRWDCHILSFCPDKKGKKQVQKRKRPYRSKSIKRSNIKEEKSKKKDIFKKIPPEKITQRGNTTKKFINKTHTKKSSKRSPNLNGKSIQGKKVNQVKKTTKKIQKTTTKKAIDSKTIKKKSITNQQIKRNAYKEVLQNVKEKNDTYKLAEAIVKKVMSSVEKLMNENQKILNTIKPKILQKRQMPKQNETKMKKSLNKTDNNFPKKHWIKKIKVNKLKDHPKYNTRDKRSISTSDSNTIVTTVDTTTITLQLRNETKVNLLDTSNISAASTKIFYYKYDLNNSTMAPKYQTKIETLTSKIDSNHSMSKANVSLNHSIFNDTDNDFIKQLHDLKIKHNNFIASRIKLNDKWKDLHSLLSREYNKRMYKKYKENATESNIINVKNQNTSCGKVCSFKKVFNKIIYGTEFNSTDINKAKIKKISLVTTLKNFFKPLLTKIKPRTKKFIHARNNKNVLSTLCRKFELCKPDLSDKLLRFKLTELNRETQNIFKIVGSIKGLLYLLNTTGNSSETEIPEVEKLDQILRELYMIDEDKINITQTKRIQIKYVKRNTQEFVKSLEKFAFTLKDIIHILQKQNKTSQLHNTKYQRNMRCAKHSINRKQNIDDKLTKLKKLLLNYNLLQNKFMSKMYDVLTSSESHEDGVKSKVSEKRVFNNSSEIETYSRNIIENLRKLQIIGQKLSSRSRVKRNSMGDDDAIDYLLVLMEYLLKQNKPVVNPQVSDGIDLLIDAIKNAPDIKPITLNAVRFTTFKTPTRTTDFSDNSFSSRAHNKNNKGKHYFHTKTESFDDTFYDPDEKNNLKGNVMDINIMEGVTPFYNNKIKENNIDNTEIVGEEVINSAHVYFNKNPADTPIDTFLKENSGIKSSKNKYEVYNADDDEEDDDLDITPKKLHRNKDVYMKAEIDIEKEREKVLNHLTDVVDAVSDSKNKNDTIYNQDWEIDNIDLNLKVETTTKVTLKPKQVTRTARRHVDKYTNPISGMSSEELENHSKPIIQSTSKLKKIDIFSSFDYNTERTDVDSESKEDKNDAFSDFV from the exons ATGTTGCTATTACTGTTCTTGTTCCAGCAATCCACTGCTACTG TACCACATCAGGAAAAACATATAATCAAGACTATCGACTCCTGCCCCGATGTTGGCTACTTTTTCCAACGTGACTCGGTGCCAAATGCGCTAGTCCCTGGGCCCTGTCTGCTCTGCTTCTGCAAGGAGAACACCTCAGCTGTCTGCTGGAGACGAGACAACAGTAGATGTGATCACAAAAGCTATCGACATTACGGGAAAAG AGAGAAAAGACAACGACGGAGTCCGGGTTTTAGCGACATTTTCTTTCGAGATGCGACCAGAGATG tATTTGACAGACGAACGCCGGAACAGTGCAAGCCTTACGAGTCGAGTTTCAGTGAAGGATGCCCACCAG CGGACTGGTGCATTGGTTGCACAGTATGTGATTGTGATGCTAATGGGAGGTGGGACTGTCATATTTTAAGCTTCTGCCCTGACA aaaaagGCAAAAAGCAAGTACAAAAAAGGAAGAGACCGTATAGaagtaaaagtattaaaagaagtaatataaaggaagagAAATCAAAGAAGAAAGATATTTTCAAGAAAATACCACCTGAAAAAATCACACAAAGgggaaacacaacaaaaaagtttattaataaaacgcaTACAAAGAAATCTTCTAAAAGGTCACCTAATCTAAATGGAAAGTCTATACAAGGAAAAAAGGTGAATCAAGTTAAGAAAACTACTAAGAAAATCCAGAAAACAACTACTAAAAAGGCAATTGActcaaaaactattaaaaagaaatcaataaCAAATCAACAAATTAAAAGGAATGCATATAAAGAGGTTCTTCAGAATGTAAAAGAGAAAAATGATACCTACAAGTTAGCCGAAGCAATTGTCAAAAAAGTTATGTCTAGTGTAGAAAAGCTTATGAATGAAAAtcagaaaatattgaatactATCAAACCAAAGATATTACAAAAACGACAAATGCCTAAACAAAATGAgacaaaaatgaaaaaaagcttaaataaaacagacaACAACTTTCCAAAGAAACAttggataaaaaaaattaaagtaaataagttGAAAGATCACCCGAAATACAATACAAGGGATAAAAGAAGCATTAGCACATCAGATTCAAATACAATAGTAACTACCGTTG ACACGACAACTATAACACTTCAACTTAGAAATGAAACAAAAGTTAACTTGTTGGACACATCAAATATTAGCGCTGCTTcaacgaaaatattttattacaaatatgacCTTAACAATAGTACAATGGCCCCAAAATATCAAACTAAAATTGAAACTTTAACCAGTAAAATAGATAGTAATCATTCAATGAGTAAGGCCAACGTAAGCTTAAATCACTCAATTTTTAATGACACtgataatgattttataaaacagcttcatgatttaaaaataaagcacaACAATTTCATTGCTtcaagaattaaattaaatgataagTGGAAAGACCTTCACTCGTTACTATCAAGAGAGTATAATAAACGTatgtataagaaatataaagagAATGCAACCGAATCTAATATTATCAAtgtcaaaaatcaaaatacttcATGTGGTAAAGTATGTTCAttcaaaaaggtatttaataaaattatatatgggACAGAGTTCAACAGTACAGATATAAACAAAgctaagattaaaaaaattagtttagtaacaacattaaaaaacttttttaaaccttTGTTAACCAAAATCAAACCTCGAACTAAAAAGTTTATTCATgccagaaataataaaaatgttctaaGTACTCTTTGCAGGAAATTTGAGTTATGTAAACCTGACTTAAGTGACAAACTGCTTCGATTTAAATTGACAGAACTGAATCGTGAgacacaaaacatttttaaaattgtaggtAGCATTAAAggtttactatatttattaaatacaactgGAAACTCATCGGAAACTGAAATACCTGAAGTTGAGAAATTAGATCAGATTTTGAGGGAATTGTACATGATTGATGaggataaaattaatataacacaaACTAAAcgaattcaaattaaatatgtaaaaagaaACACTCAAGAATTCGTTAAATCCTTAGAAAAGTTTGCATTCACTCTGAAAGATATAATTCATAttctacaaaaacaaaataaaacttcacaaTTACATAATACGAAATATCAAAGAAATATGAGATGTGCGAAGCACTCGATAAACcgtaaacaaaacattgacGACAAAttaacgaaattaaaaaaactattactaaattataacttacttcaaaataagtttatgtcaaaaatgtatgatgTTTTAACAAGTTCGGAAAGTCACGAAGATGGTGTAAAGTCAAAAGTAAGTGAAAAAAGggtatttaataattcttcAGAAATAGAAACATATTCTAGAAATATCATTGAAAATCTTAGGAAACTTCAAATAATAGGACAAAAACTGAGTTCTAGATCGAGAGTTAAACGTAACTCTATGGGTGATGACGATGCCATTGACTATTTATTAGTACTTATggaatatttgttaaaacaaaacaaacctGTGGTAAACCCTCAAG TTAGTGATGGCATCGACTTATTGATAGACGCAATAAAAAATGCACCTGATATAAAACCTATTACGTTGAATGCAGTGCGctttacaacatttaaaactCCAACAAGGACAACAGATTTTTCAGACAATTCATTTAGTAGTAGAGCACATAATAAGAATAACAAAGGTAAACACTactttcatacaaaaacagaATCATTTGATGATACTTTTTACGACCCTGatgagaaaaataatttaaaaggaaatgtaatggatataaatataatggaGGGAGTAACCCccttttataataacaaaataaaagaaaataatattgataatacagAAATTGTAGGCGAAGAAGTAATAAATTCAGCccatgtttattttaacaaaaacccAGCCGATACGCCAatagacacatttttaaaagaaaattcagGCATAAAGTCCTCCAAAAATAAGTACGAAGTATATAATgctgatgatgatgaagaaGATGATGATTTGGATATAACACCTAAGAAATTACACAGAAATAAAGATGTTTACATGAAAGCAGAAATCGATATAGAAAAAGAACGTGAAAAAGTTCTTAATCACCTAACTGATGTAGTTGATGCAGTTAGCgatagtaaaaacaaaaatgacaCAATCTATAACCAAGATTGGGAAATCGATAACATTGATCTAAACTTAAAAGTTGAAACTACTACAAAAGTGACACTTAAACCAAAGCAAGTAACACGCACTGCTAGAAGGCATGTAGATAAATATACTAATCCAATAAGTGGGATGTCGAGTGAAGAGCTTGAAAATCATTCGAAGCCGATAATCCAGTCTACTAGCAAATTGAAGAAAATAGACATTTTCAGTTCGTTCGATTATAATACAGAGAGAACAGATGTTGACTCTGAATcaaaagaagataaaaatGATGCGTTTTCAGACTTTGTTTAG
- the LOC123706798 gene encoding uncharacterized protein LOC123706798 isoform X3 produces the protein MLLLLFLFQQSTATEVPHQEKHIIKTIDSCPDVGYFFQRDSVPNALVPGPCLLCFCKENTSAVCWRRDNSRCDHKSYRHYGKREKRQRRSPGFSDIFFRDATRDVFDRRTPEQCKPYESSFSEGCPPADWCIGCTVCDCDANGRWDCHILSFCPDKKGKKQVQKRKRPYRSKSIKRSNIKEEKSKKKDIFKKIPPEKITQRGNTTKKFINKTHTKKSSKRSPNLNGKSIQGKKVNQVKKTTKKIQKTTTKKAIDSKTIKKKSITNQQIKRNAYKEVLQNVKEKNDTYKLAEAIVKKVMSSVEKLMNENQKILNTIKPKILQKRQMPKQNETKMKKSLNKTDNNFPKKHWIKKIKVNKLKDHPKYNTRDKRSISTSDSNTIVTTVDTTTITLQLRNETKVNLLDTSNISAASTKIFYYKYDLNNSTMAPKYQTKIETLTSKIDSNHSMSKANVSLNHSIFNDTDNDFIKQLHDLKIKHNNFIASRIKLNDKWKDLHSLLSREYNKRMYKKYKENATESNIINVKNQNTSCGKVCSFKKVFNKIIYGTEFNSTDINKAKIKKISLVTTLKNFFKPLLTKIKPRTKKFIHARNNKNVLSTLCRKFELCKPDLSDKLLRFKLTELNRETQNIFKIVGSIKGLLYLLNTTGNSSETEIPEVEKLDQILRELYMIDEDKINITQTKRIQIKYVKRNTQEFVKSLEKFAFTLKDIIHILQKQNKTSQLHNTKYQRNMRCAKHSINRKQNIDDKLTKLKKLLLNYNLLQNKFMSKMYDVLTSSESHEDGVKSKVSEKRVFNNSSEIETYSRNIIENLRKLQIIGQKLSSRSRVKRNSMGDDDAIDYLLVLMEYLLKQNKPVVNPQGKYFCNSVKLYDFEDNINSIFFRS, from the exons ATGTTGCTATTACTGTTCTTGTTCCAGCAATCCACTGCTACTG AAGTACCACATCAGGAAAAACATATAATCAAGACTATCGACTCCTGCCCCGATGTTGGCTACTTTTTCCAACGTGACTCGGTGCCAAATGCGCTAGTCCCTGGGCCCTGTCTGCTCTGCTTCTGCAAGGAGAACACCTCAGCTGTCTGCTGGAGACGAGACAACAGTAGATGTGATCACAAAAGCTATCGACATTACGGGAAAAG AGAGAAAAGACAACGACGGAGTCCGGGTTTTAGCGACATTTTCTTTCGAGATGCGACCAGAGATG tATTTGACAGACGAACGCCGGAACAGTGCAAGCCTTACGAGTCGAGTTTCAGTGAAGGATGCCCACCAG CGGACTGGTGCATTGGTTGCACAGTATGTGATTGTGATGCTAATGGGAGGTGGGACTGTCATATTTTAAGCTTCTGCCCTGACA aaaaagGCAAAAAGCAAGTACAAAAAAGGAAGAGACCGTATAGaagtaaaagtattaaaagaagtaatataaaggaagagAAATCAAAGAAGAAAGATATTTTCAAGAAAATACCACCTGAAAAAATCACACAAAGgggaaacacaacaaaaaagtttattaataaaacgcaTACAAAGAAATCTTCTAAAAGGTCACCTAATCTAAATGGAAAGTCTATACAAGGAAAAAAGGTGAATCAAGTTAAGAAAACTACTAAGAAAATCCAGAAAACAACTACTAAAAAGGCAATTGActcaaaaactattaaaaagaaatcaataaCAAATCAACAAATTAAAAGGAATGCATATAAAGAGGTTCTTCAGAATGTAAAAGAGAAAAATGATACCTACAAGTTAGCCGAAGCAATTGTCAAAAAAGTTATGTCTAGTGTAGAAAAGCTTATGAATGAAAAtcagaaaatattgaatactATCAAACCAAAGATATTACAAAAACGACAAATGCCTAAACAAAATGAgacaaaaatgaaaaaaagcttaaataaaacagacaACAACTTTCCAAAGAAACAttggataaaaaaaattaaagtaaataagttGAAAGATCACCCGAAATACAATACAAGGGATAAAAGAAGCATTAGCACATCAGATTCAAATACAATAGTAACTACCGTTG ACACGACAACTATAACACTTCAACTTAGAAATGAAACAAAAGTTAACTTGTTGGACACATCAAATATTAGCGCTGCTTcaacgaaaatattttattacaaatatgacCTTAACAATAGTACAATGGCCCCAAAATATCAAACTAAAATTGAAACTTTAACCAGTAAAATAGATAGTAATCATTCAATGAGTAAGGCCAACGTAAGCTTAAATCACTCAATTTTTAATGACACtgataatgattttataaaacagcttcatgatttaaaaataaagcacaACAATTTCATTGCTtcaagaattaaattaaatgataagTGGAAAGACCTTCACTCGTTACTATCAAGAGAGTATAATAAACGTatgtataagaaatataaagagAATGCAACCGAATCTAATATTATCAAtgtcaaaaatcaaaatacttcATGTGGTAAAGTATGTTCAttcaaaaaggtatttaataaaattatatatgggACAGAGTTCAACAGTACAGATATAAACAAAgctaagattaaaaaaattagtttagtaacaacattaaaaaacttttttaaaccttTGTTAACCAAAATCAAACCTCGAACTAAAAAGTTTATTCATgccagaaataataaaaatgttctaaGTACTCTTTGCAGGAAATTTGAGTTATGTAAACCTGACTTAAGTGACAAACTGCTTCGATTTAAATTGACAGAACTGAATCGTGAgacacaaaacatttttaaaattgtaggtAGCATTAAAggtttactatatttattaaatacaactgGAAACTCATCGGAAACTGAAATACCTGAAGTTGAGAAATTAGATCAGATTTTGAGGGAATTGTACATGATTGATGaggataaaattaatataacacaaACTAAAcgaattcaaattaaatatgtaaaaagaaACACTCAAGAATTCGTTAAATCCTTAGAAAAGTTTGCATTCACTCTGAAAGATATAATTCATAttctacaaaaacaaaataaaacttcacaaTTACATAATACGAAATATCAAAGAAATATGAGATGTGCGAAGCACTCGATAAACcgtaaacaaaacattgacGACAAAttaacgaaattaaaaaaactattactaaattataacttacttcaaaataagtttatgtcaaaaatgtatgatgTTTTAACAAGTTCGGAAAGTCACGAAGATGGTGTAAAGTCAAAAGTAAGTGAAAAAAGggtatttaataattcttcAGAAATAGAAACATATTCTAGAAATATCATTGAAAATCTTAGGAAACTTCAAATAATAGGACAAAAACTGAGTTCTAGATCGAGAGTTAAACGTAACTCTATGGGTGATGACGATGCCATTGACTATTTATTAGTACTTATggaatatttgttaaaacaaaacaaacctGTGGTAAACCCTCAAGGTAAGTATTTTTGCAATTCCGTCAAACTGTATGATTTTGAAGATAATATTAACTCAATATTTTTTCGCAGTTAG